A single window of Lonchura striata isolate bLonStr1 chromosome 20, bLonStr1.mat, whole genome shotgun sequence DNA harbors:
- the TUBD1 gene encoding tubulin delta chain isoform X2, producing MNLVQKEAEKCDRLGGFFTIMSMAGGTGSGLGAFVTQCLRDAFPTSFILNHVVWPYGTGEVIVQNYNSVLTLSHLYHSSDALLVHENDVIHKICAQLMNIKQISFRDVNQVIAHQLGSVFQPTHTAGGGSGYSRNPLGELMESLVPHPEFRMLGLRNIPQMPESSLPYSTFSWPGLIKHLRQMLIANAQMEEGIDWQVRPPHPSSIPSTNKPLHFNTSIANLVILRGKDVHSVDLGSFQDPSLYTSWLNPQDAFNAWKTPRAFNKYEKSAALVSNSQFLLKPLDSIVGKAWNMFASKAYLHQYAKFGIQEEDFLDCFTTLEQVISSYTNL from the exons ATGAACCTGGTGCAGAAAGAAGCAGAGAAATGTGATCGGCTCGGGGGATTTTTCACAATCATGAGCATGGCTGGGGGCACAGGATCAGGCCTGGGAGCATTTGTGACCCAGTGTTTGAGAGATGCTTTTCCAACCTCCTTCATACTGAACCACGTGGTCTGGCCCTATGGCACTGGGGAG GTCATTGTTCAAAACTACAACTCTGTTTTGACTCTGTCACATCTGTACCACTCATCAGATGCCCTTCTTGTCCATGAAAATGATGTCATCCACAAGATCTGTGCCCAGCTGATGAACATCAAACAGATTTCCTTCAGGGATGTCAACCAAGTCATTGCCCACCAGCTGGGCAGCGTTTTCCAGCCCACTCACACAGCAGGAGGGGGCTCAGGCTACAGCAGGAACCCTTTAG GAGAGTTAATGGAGTCACTGGTGCCACATCCCGAGTTCAGGATGCTGGGCCTGAGGAACATcccccagatgcctgagagcTCCCTGCCTTACAGCACCTTCAGCTGGCCTGGCCTCATCAAACACCTCAGGCAGATGCTCATTGCTAATGCTCAAATGGAGGAAG GTATTGATTGGCAAGTACGACCACCACACCCATCCTCCATCCCGTCCACAAACAAACCCCTGCACTTTAACACTTCCATTGCCAACCTGGTTATCCTGAGAGGAAAAGATGTGCACAGCGTGGACTTGG GAAGTTTCCAAGATCCCTCATTATACACATCATGGCTAAACCCTCAGGATGCTTTCAATGCATGGAAAACTCCCAGAGCATTTAACAAGTATGAAAAGTCTGCTGCTTTGGTCAGCAACAGCCAGTTCCTGCTGAAACCTCTTGACAGCATCGTAGGGAAAGCTTGGAATATGTTTGCTTCCAA AGCTTACCTTCACCAGTACGCAAAGTTTGGAATCCAAGAGGAAGATTTCCTGGACTGCTTCACAACCCTGGAACAAGTTATCTCCAGTTACACCAAtctgtga